The following are encoded together in the Prionailurus viverrinus isolate Anna chromosome B3, UM_Priviv_1.0, whole genome shotgun sequence genome:
- the LOC125167452 gene encoding LOW QUALITY PROTEIN: G2/mitotic-specific cyclin-B1-like (The sequence of the model RefSeq protein was modified relative to this genomic sequence to represent the inferred CDS: substituted 1 base at 1 genomic stop codon): MALIRKQKTTTISEVPQRPASSLKAPEPVSVPVPQPEPEHEPVKEEKLSPEPILVDTPSPSPVETSGCAPAEEYLCQALSDVILTVNDVDAENGADPNLCSEYVKDIYAYLRQLEEEQAVRPKYLLGREVTGNMRAILIDWLVQVQMKFRLLQETMYMTVSLIDRLMQNNCVPKKLMXLVGVTAMFIASKYEEMYPPEIGNFAFVTDDSYTKHQIRQTEMKILRSLHFGLGRPLPLHFLWRASKIGEVGVEQHTLAKYLMELTMLDYDMVHFPPSQIAAGTFCLALKILDNGEWTPTLQHYLSYTEESLLNIMQHLAKNIVMVNRGVTKHMTIKNKYATSKHAKISTLAQLNSALVQDLAKVVTKV, from the coding sequence GCTTAAAAGCACCTGAGCCTGTGTCTGTACCTGTGCCCCAACCAGAGCCAGAACATGAGcctgttaaagaagaaaaactttctcCGGAGCCTATTTTGGTTGATACTCCATCTCCAAGCCCAGTGGAAACGTCTGGATGTGCTCCTGCAGAAGAAtatctgtgtcaggctctctctgATGTAATTCTTACAGTGAATGATGTGGATGCAGAAAATGGAGCTGATCCAAACCTTTGTAGTGAATATGTGAAAGATATTTATGCTTATCTGAGACAACTTGAGGAAGAGCAAGCAGTAAGACCAAAATACCTACTGGGTCGTGAAGTCACTGGAAACATGAGAGCCATCCTAATTGACTGGCTAGTGCAGGTTCAAATGAAATTCAGGTTACTGCAGGAGACCATGTACATGACTGTTTCCCTTATTGATCGGCTCATGCAGAATAATTGTGTACCCAAGAAGTTGATGTAGCTGGTTGGTGTCACTGCCATGTTTATTGCAAGTAAATACGAAGAAATGTACCCTCCAGAAATTGGTAACTTTGCCTTTGTGACTGACGACTCTTACACCAAGCACCAAATCAGACAGACGGAAATGAAGATTCTAAGATCTTTACATTTTGGTCTGGGCCGCCCTCTACCCCTGCATTTCCTTTGGAGAGCATCTAAGATTGGAGAGGTTGGTGTTGAGCAACATACTTTGGCCAAATACCTGATGGAACTAACTATGCTGGATTACGATATGGTACACTTTCCTCCTTCTCAGATTGCGGCAGGAACTTTTTGCCTTGCACTAAAAATTCTCGACAATGGTGAATGGACACCAACTTTACAGCATTACCTGTCATACACTGAAGAATCCCTTCTAAATATTATGCAACACCTGGCTAAGAATATAGTCATGGTGAATCGTGGGGTTACAAAGCACATGACTATCAAGAACAAGTATGCCACATCTAAGCATGCTAAGATCAGCACTCTAGCACAACTAAATTCTGCACTAGTTCAAGATTTAGCCAAGGTTGTGACAAAGGTTTAA